Proteins found in one Mytilus edulis chromosome 2, xbMytEdul2.2, whole genome shotgun sequence genomic segment:
- the LOC139512054 gene encoding protein mesh-like translates to MKIFNIVLLFLFSFDNTYGISTADFYSFGSENGDTRAPTNDDGSTPPISVSSLFPFFNHQHDSLIVNTNGVISFLGTMSSYTPTPFPLGSNKRLVAPYWADIDTRNGGDIWYRETTNSTLLQNASEEIQRIFPRQYNFKASWMFIGTWKEVAFFGADSIGKQKRNTYQCVLITNGRHSFAMFLYDKIEWTTGTASGGSSSTGLGGTPAQVGFDAGDGINYFAVNASRTADIINIPQMSNVDIPGKYIFRVDSTTIEQGGCNVNGTLTITPREALMFGGTRLIISGPCFNMAKNIKLYMSDYNEVSCNLLTDISISCISPMVTKIGKHRVSLHVQLSQTVTKFPGTLTIVNPAIAKQVLKREPKQWKYNSQVSVNWNPTVLNFPSNEEISLHLYTIRKENLIYPVLAYHSKISTLSSAEFANGKHTFNLQFSKDSGIIKMSTNNPKSPYYWSDMFTVNVNRQNSTTSCYEWWSMDLNQQTITSKDVNPCPCTLEVANIDSARFSVDPQCYRIEGSEFVCQFQPNAKVCYRLNIPSSSGYDHQCCYDRSGVLMNPNGDSTDGSGYVNRYHFQGSSDSNVPFLSNFVFDVVPYMHCCMFPFQDFGPDEMDTARKQCSLFFDRRPPNTCMNYIPPRPARVSGDPHFVTFDGQTYTFNPVGEFTALSNGNFSLQLRMEQFTDTRASSVTSFVAQPYPTADVIEVQPNTIRGIDVLVNGELVDFNSSESMSASVISAEGSTIVKTSDSPPTVIATFYTEDISIIATSMISLLNLVIMTSPDRHTGNLTGLFGDNDGDVGNDLHSKDNDLTQGNASMVTIHNDFGLSWRAAENESLFTYTGGRTYESYQNLNFVPTFDIPANIDPTITQLCKSNSDCIYDYYVTANRRFGQMSANVSDEFARISSYTIPVATCGFPSNVSNAVWVADGYTQGSSARLLCNRNFFQVDVVITCTPSGNWSDFNVTCMPLPACGKPQVVANGYWVPVEGTDGRRATLQCKDGYYTPIEKVRIICSLNGTWTYVEEQCNIVTTSSSSSMVSTLEHTTSNRNTLTGQTTNTEPQTTYTAPQTITTEQATTIKDSTVEQSSTTIKDSTVEQSFTTNDSITTEDTSLSTDNLVTSTAGKVSTNYQHGEIDSTSSVSTSIHTSTIKQDNIESTTTFKIRTSTTQTTESSTSSSVKERTTKPTSDASRPFASYKYNALKIVTLTACLIVITNALMYY, encoded by the exons atgaaaatatttaacattgttttgctttttcttttttcatttgataatactTATGGTATATCCACAGCTGATTTTTATTCGTTTGGCTCCGAAAATGGCGATACGAGAGCTCCAACAAACGACGATGGATCAACACCTCCAATATCAGTTAGCAGTCTGTTTCCATTTTTCAATCACCAGCATGATTCTCtaatt GTTAATACTAATGGAGTCATTTCCTTTCTTGGAACAATGAGTTCGTATACACCAACTCCATTTCCTTTAGGCAGTAACAAAAGATTGGTAGCGCCATATTGGGCTGACATAGATACAAGAAATGGAGGTGACATCTGGTATCGGGAAACAACAAATTCTACGTTATTACAAAACGCATCTGAAGAAATACAAAGGATATTTCCACGACAATATAATTTTAAAGCATCATGGATGTTTATCGGTACATGGAAAGAAGTAGCATTTTTTGGTGCCGACTCTATTGGTAAACAAAAG AGAAATACTTACCAATGTGTATTGATCACAAATGGCAGACATTCATTTGCTATGTTTCTTTATGATAAGATTGAATGGACAACAGGCACGGCAAGTGGTGGAAGCAGTTCAACTGGGCTTGGAGGTACCCCGGCACAG GTAGGGTTTGATGCAGGTGATGGTATCAACTATTTTGCAGTAAATGCTTCTAGAACAGCAGACATCATTAACATACCACAGATGTCTAACGTAGATATCCCAGGAAAATATATATTCCGTGTCGATTCAACGACAATAGAACAAGGAGGGTGCAATGTTAATG GTACATTAACAATAACTCCTCGAGAAGCTCTAATGTTTGGTGGAACGAGACTAATTATTTCTGGACCTTGCTTCAACATGGccaaaaatatcaaattgtaCATGTCAGATTACAATGAAGTTTCTTGTAATTTGTTGACGGATATCAGTATATCTTGTATTTCGCCTATGGTTACCAAAATTGGAAAACATAGAGTGTCATTACATGTACAGCTCTCTCAGACAGTAACCAAATTTCCAGGAACGTTGACTATAG ttaaTCCTGCTATAGCAAAACAAGTTTTGAAAAGGGAACCTAAGCAATGGAAGTACAATAGTCAAGTTAGTGTCAATTGGAACCCAACAGTTTTAAATTTCCCTAGCAACGAAGAAATCAGTCTACATCTATATACTATTAGG aaagaAAACCTAATATATCCTGTACTGGCCTACCATTCCAAGATATCTACATTAAGCTCTGCAGAGTTTGCAAATGGGAAGCATACGTTCAACCTACAGTTTTCAAAAGACTCAGGAAtaataaaaatgtcaacaaaCAATCCTAAAAG TCCATACTATTGGTCAGACATGTTTACTGTTAATGTAAACCGTCAAAATAGTACTACAAGTTGTTATGAATGGTGGAGCATGGATTTAAACCAACAAACAATTACCAGTAAAGACGTCAACCCATGTCCTTGTACTCTTGAAGTGGCTAACATTGATTCAGCAAGATTTAGTGTCGATCCACAGTGTTATAGGATAGAGGGATCTGAATTTGTTTGTCAGTTTCAACCAAATGCTAAAGTTTGTTATCGTCTGAATATACCATC GTCATCTGGATATGACCATCAGTGTTGCTATGATAGGTCTGGCGTATTGATGAATCCGAATGGAGATTCAACAGATGGCAGTGGATATGTCAACAGATATCACTTTCAAGGGAGCAGCGACTCAAATGTTCcttttctttctaattttgtttttgaCGTAGTACCATATATGCATTGTTGTATGTTCCCTTTCCAAGATTTCGGGCCTGACGAAATGGATACAGCACGAAAGCAATGTTCATTATTTTTTGACAGGAGACCACCGAATACATGCATGAATTACATTCCACCAAGACCAG CTAGAGTATCCGGTGACCCCCACTTTGTAACATTCGATGGacaaacatatacatttaatCCAGTTGGAGAATTTACAGCACTTTCAAATGGAAATTTTTCCTTGCAGCTGCGAATGGAACAGTTTACTGATACTCGAG CCAGTTCTGTAACTTCATTTGTGGCGCAACCTTATCCAACAGCTGATGTTATTGAGGTGCAACCAAACACCATTCGTGGAATTGATGTTTTAGTAAACGGAGAATTGGTTGATTTTAATTCATCCGAAAGTATGTCTGCTTCGGTCATATCTGCGGAGG GATCAACAATAGTCAAAACATCGGACTCTCCACCGACGGTTATAGCTACATTTTACACAGAAGACATATCTATTATTGCAACCAGTATGATTTCCCTTCTTAATTTAGTAATAATGACATCCCCAGACCGACACACAG gaaATCTAACTGGTCTGTTTGGAGATAACGACGGAGACGTAGGAAATGATTTGCATTCCAAGGATAATGATTTGACACAAGGCAATGCCTCAATGGTCACAATTCATAATGACTTTGGATTATCAT GGAGAGCCGCAGAAAATGAATCATTATTCACCTACACGGGTGGCAGAACTTACGAGTCGTATCAGAATTTGAACTTCGTTCCTACATTTGATATACCTGCTAATATTGATCCCACAATAACCCAACTGTGTAAATCAAATTCAGACTGTATATATGATTACTACGTGACTGCAAATCGTAGATTTGGCCAAATGTCGGCAAACGTATCTGATGAATTTGCAAGAATTTCTAGTTATACTATCCCAG TTGCTACATGCGGATTCCCATCAAACGTAAGTAATGCAGTTTGGGTAGCGGACGGCTACACACAGGGATCGTCAGCAAGATTATTATGCAACCGAAACTTTTTCCAAGTAGACGTAGTTATAACATGCACGCCTTCTGGAAACTGGTCGGACTTCAATGTTACTTGTATGCCAT TACCAGCGTGTGGAAAACCTCAAGTGGTAGCAAATGGATATTGGGTACCCGTAGAAGGAACTGATGGACGAAGGGCTACTCTTCAATGCAAAGATGGTTATTATACGCCAATTGAAAAAGTCCGAATAATCTGTTCATTGAATGGTACATGGACATACGTTGAAGAACAATGCAATATAG TGACaacttcatcttcatcatcaatgGTATCCACATTAGAACACACAACCTCTAACCGAAATACACTTACTGGTCAAACAACTAATACAGAACCCCAAACAACTTATACAGCACCTCAAACAATAACTACAGAACAAGCTACAACAATTAAGGATTCCACTGTAGAACAATCATCCACAACAATTAAGGATTCTACTGTAGAACAATCATTCACAACTAATGATTCTATTACAACGGAAGACACATCTCTCTCAACTGACAATTTGGTTACTTCTACAGCAGGTAAAGTATCAACAAACTATCAACATGGGGAGATAGATTCGACCAGCAGCGTATCAACCTCAATTCATACATCAACAATAAAACAAGACAATATAGAATCGACAACTACATTTAAAATTAGAACATCAACTACTCAAACAACTGAGTCGTCGACTTCATCATCTGTTAAGGAGCGAACAACAAAACCTACATCCGATGCATCAAGACCTTTTGCATCATATAAGTACAACGCATTGAAAATTGTAACTTTGACAGCTTGTTTGATTGTTATTACCAATGCTCTTATGTATTATTAG